Proteins encoded within one genomic window of Flavobacteriales bacterium:
- a CDS encoding polymer-forming cytoskeletal protein has translation MAKITEVDNLHNKIGEGTTIEGEVKSNGNLRVDGTVIGSIHSKGKVVVGPTGMVQGEITCQNADITGSIKGKITVVELLLLKATAKMDGDIITGKLGIEPGATVTGTCNMGKEKPQIHMNGQGNGEAGRKEKQAALASH, from the coding sequence AAAATTACCGAAGTAGATAACCTACACAATAAGATCGGAGAAGGTACCACCATTGAAGGTGAAGTAAAATCCAATGGCAATCTTCGGGTAGATGGTACGGTGATCGGTTCCATCCATTCCAAAGGTAAAGTTGTGGTAGGCCCGACCGGTATGGTGCAAGGTGAGATCACTTGCCAGAATGCAGATATCACCGGATCCATCAAAGGAAAGATCACCGTGGTGGAATTGCTGCTTTTGAAGGCTACCGCCAAAATGGACGGAGATATTATCACGGGTAAACTGGGTATTGAGCCAGGTGCTACCGTGACCGGAACATGCAATATGGGTAAGGAAAAACCCCAAATTCATATGAATGGCCAAGGAAACGGAGAAGCCGGAAGGAAAGAAAAACAAGCCGCCCTCGCAAGCCACTAA